The proteins below are encoded in one region of Bifidobacterium dentium JCM 1195 = DSM 20436:
- a CDS encoding carbohydrate ABC transporter permease: protein MSTIAKGTASARTYRSTARVEATRRGWLYALPDWLMIIILFFMPIVLLIIMACSRWSLMGGNQGVNFPENFVKVFRNKLFGGSILFTLEYTLIVTVFLLVLGLCLALIVQESTKWNNLLRTCFLLPSATGLASASLLFYALYSPQVGPVTKIMSFFGLMNANSSVLATGHSALWATIVVIVWRFSGYYMLLMMIGLQSISGDLYEAARMDGAGTWRIFRSITLPLMKPTIVMCLVYCVTGSILAFDQFFILTKGGPNNSTMTVVQLIYNFAFDSKKDLGMAAALSLIVLAALVIINSIQLRGMRDNTK, encoded by the coding sequence ATGTCCACTATTGCTAAGGGCACCGCATCAGCGAGGACGTATCGTTCAACGGCTAGGGTGGAAGCAACCCGCCGTGGTTGGCTGTATGCGCTGCCCGACTGGCTGATGATCATCATCTTGTTCTTCATGCCGATAGTTCTGCTAATCATCATGGCATGCTCGCGTTGGTCTCTCATGGGAGGCAACCAAGGCGTCAACTTCCCGGAGAACTTCGTCAAGGTATTTCGGAACAAGCTATTCGGCGGTTCCATTCTGTTTACTCTTGAATATACGTTGATCGTAACTGTCTTCCTGCTTGTGCTCGGTCTCTGTCTGGCGCTGATCGTGCAGGAAAGCACCAAGTGGAACAATTTGTTGCGTACCTGCTTCCTGTTGCCATCCGCAACCGGTCTGGCGTCCGCGTCGCTTCTTTTTTACGCGCTGTATTCTCCCCAGGTTGGCCCCGTAACGAAAATCATGAGCTTCTTCGGCCTGATGAACGCTAACAGTTCCGTGCTTGCCACGGGTCATAGCGCTCTGTGGGCCACCATCGTCGTCATCGTCTGGCGATTCTCTGGCTATTACATGTTGCTCATGATGATTGGTCTGCAATCCATCTCCGGTGATTTGTACGAAGCCGCCCGCATGGATGGTGCCGGTACTTGGCGTATCTTCCGATCCATCACCTTGCCGTTGATGAAGCCGACCATTGTGATGTGCCTGGTCTACTGTGTCACTGGCTCCATCCTAGCTTTCGACCAGTTCTTTATTCTGACCAAGGGCGGTCCGAACAACTCCACCATGACCGTGGTGCAGCTCATCTACAACTTCGCTTTCGATTCCAAGAAAGACCTCGGCATGGCGGCCGCGCTGTCCCTGATAGTGCTTGCGGCCCTGGTGATCATCAATTCCATCCAGTTGCGTGGCATGCGCGACAACACCAAATAA
- a CDS encoding glycoside hydrolase family 127 protein has translation MSVTITSPFWKKRREQIVESVIPYQWGVMNDEIETEVPDDPAGNQLSDNKSRAVENLRIASGDETGEFHGMVFQDSDIYKWLEEAAYALSYHPDGQLRELCDRTVDLIARAQQPDGYLDTPYQIKTGEWANRQRFSLIQQSHEMYVMGHYIEAAVAYHDVTGNQQALDVACRMADCLDANFGPEDGKIHGVDGHPEIELALAKLYDVTGEERYLKLARYLLDVRGEDPDFYSKQLASVDGDYIFRDLGFYKPEYFQAAEPIRNQQDANGHAVRVVYLCTGMAHVGRLTGDRGLLDAVHRMWNSIVGKRMYVTGAVGSTHVGESFTYDYDLPNDTMYGETCASVGMSMLSRQMLLLEPKGEYADVLERELFNGAIAGISLDGKQYYYVNALESTPDGLDNPDRHHVLSHRVDWFGCACCPANIARLIASVDRYMYTERDGGKTVLSHQFIANEATFDSGLYVVQRSDMPWSGHVEFEVNLAEGAQPVRFGVRIPSWSANAYALAVDGEPCEKNVEDGFVYFDVFAGQTLRLTLDLDMSVKLIRANSHVRSDAGKVAIMRGPLVYCAEQVDNEGDLWTYRLTDDARGADAKTEYEPDLLGGVETIVIPAIREASDADGSPLYSESEACRQWEGSSLKLVPYYAWANREPGQMSVWIRR, from the coding sequence ATGAGTGTAACAATCACCTCACCTTTCTGGAAAAAGCGCCGCGAGCAAATCGTCGAATCCGTCATTCCGTACCAATGGGGCGTAATGAACGACGAAATCGAGACGGAAGTCCCTGATGACCCGGCCGGCAACCAGCTTTCCGACAACAAAAGTCGCGCCGTGGAAAACCTGAGAATCGCCTCGGGCGATGAAACCGGCGAATTCCACGGCATGGTCTTCCAGGATTCCGACATCTACAAATGGTTGGAAGAAGCCGCATACGCGCTGTCGTACCATCCGGATGGGCAACTGCGCGAACTGTGCGACCGTACGGTCGACCTCATCGCGCGTGCGCAACAGCCGGATGGCTACCTGGACACCCCATACCAGATCAAAACCGGAGAATGGGCGAACCGTCAACGGTTCAGCCTCATCCAACAAAGCCACGAAATGTATGTGATGGGCCACTATATCGAAGCGGCGGTCGCATACCATGACGTGACCGGCAATCAGCAGGCGCTCGACGTGGCCTGCCGCATGGCCGATTGTTTGGATGCGAACTTCGGACCGGAGGACGGCAAAATCCACGGAGTCGACGGACATCCGGAAATCGAACTGGCGCTCGCGAAACTGTATGACGTTACCGGAGAGGAACGCTATCTCAAGCTGGCTCGATACCTGCTCGACGTACGCGGCGAAGATCCGGACTTCTATTCGAAACAGCTGGCATCCGTTGATGGCGACTACATCTTTCGCGACCTCGGCTTCTACAAGCCGGAATATTTTCAGGCCGCGGAACCGATTCGCAATCAGCAAGATGCCAACGGGCATGCCGTGCGGGTTGTGTATCTGTGCACAGGAATGGCGCATGTAGGCCGCCTTACGGGAGATCGGGGTCTTCTTGACGCGGTCCATCGAATGTGGAACAGCATCGTCGGCAAGCGCATGTACGTTACCGGCGCAGTCGGCTCGACCCACGTGGGGGAGTCGTTCACCTATGATTACGATCTTCCGAACGACACCATGTACGGAGAAACGTGCGCATCCGTGGGCATGAGCATGCTTTCGCGCCAGATGCTGCTTCTCGAACCAAAGGGCGAATACGCCGACGTGCTTGAACGGGAACTATTCAACGGGGCCATCGCCGGCATCAGTCTCGACGGAAAGCAGTACTACTACGTGAACGCGTTGGAATCAACGCCTGACGGGCTTGACAATCCCGACCGCCACCACGTGCTCTCCCACAGGGTCGATTGGTTCGGCTGCGCATGCTGCCCTGCAAACATCGCGCGTCTCATCGCGTCGGTGGACAGGTACATGTATACGGAGCGAGACGGCGGAAAAACCGTGCTTTCGCACCAGTTCATCGCAAACGAAGCAACCTTCGATTCGGGACTGTACGTTGTGCAACGCTCCGACATGCCATGGAGCGGCCACGTCGAATTCGAAGTGAATCTTGCGGAAGGTGCACAACCTGTGCGTTTCGGCGTGCGCATTCCATCGTGGTCCGCGAATGCATACGCGCTCGCCGTTGATGGCGAGCCATGTGAAAAGAATGTTGAAGACGGATTCGTCTACTTCGATGTTTTCGCAGGTCAGACCTTGCGATTAACGCTTGATTTAGACATGTCGGTCAAGCTGATACGCGCCAATTCCCATGTTCGCAGTGATGCCGGAAAGGTTGCCATCATGAGAGGGCCGCTGGTGTATTGCGCCGAGCAAGTCGACAACGAGGGCGATTTGTGGACATATCGTTTGACGGACGATGCGAGAGGTGCTGACGCCAAGACCGAGTATGAGCCCGATTTGTTGGGCGGGGTCGAGACGATTGTGATTCCGGCGATTCGTGAGGCTTCTGACGCTGATGGCTCTCCGTTGTATTCGGAATCGGAGGCGTGCCGTCAATGGGAGGGGTCGAGCTTGAAGCTCGTGCCGTACTACGCATGGGCGAATCGTGAGCCGGGGCAGATGTCCGTTTGGATTCGCCGATAG
- a CDS encoding ABC transporter substrate-binding protein: MLSFNKITRVVAGFAATALLIPMAACGTSGGNSSTADIPTAGTDDGTEITLWTRSPLERQAKNAVSAYNKSHKNQVKLEIIPNDDMEGKVGGASQTDSLPDILAGDVVRIPYWASEGIFTDITKQIDGLDNKADLQQGHIEAGTVDGKEYTLPFITDVSVMVWNKDLYKKAGLDPEKGPSTIAEFVEQAKKVAALNEDGIAGSYLAGQSGGALVFDLFPSVWADGESVMNEDGTEATLDNDSMKAVLDAYKELADTTNGLGAGSKEETGATWTAPFANGKIGVMPYPNTSSTALFEAEKDGGFEVGVTPIPGTKEGKTSTFLGGDAMGISKDCKHAAQAWNFLAWLMSSGAQKEVFANNGDTASNIQTLKTAYNDADPRVRTINSVIIDGHGKTPKSVSFNEAFNAAGSPWQLLVQNAVWGNGDLKADNQAVSEVLGQ; the protein is encoded by the coding sequence ATGCTCTCTTTTAACAAGATCACCCGAGTCGTAGCCGGTTTTGCCGCAACCGCGCTGCTTATTCCGATGGCTGCTTGCGGCACCAGCGGTGGAAACTCATCCACCGCCGATATTCCTACGGCGGGTACGGATGACGGCACCGAGATTACGCTGTGGACACGTTCTCCGCTGGAACGTCAGGCCAAGAATGCGGTCTCTGCTTACAATAAGTCCCACAAGAACCAGGTGAAGCTGGAAATCATTCCGAACGATGATATGGAAGGCAAGGTAGGCGGCGCGTCCCAGACCGACTCCCTTCCGGATATCCTCGCAGGCGACGTGGTCCGTATTCCGTACTGGGCTTCCGAAGGCATCTTCACCGACATTACCAAGCAGATTGACGGCCTCGACAACAAAGCCGATCTGCAGCAGGGACATATCGAGGCTGGCACCGTTGATGGCAAGGAATACACCCTGCCATTCATCACAGACGTTTCCGTGATGGTGTGGAACAAGGACCTCTACAAGAAGGCCGGACTCGATCCGGAAAAGGGTCCGAGCACCATTGCCGAATTCGTTGAGCAGGCCAAGAAGGTTGCGGCCCTCAACGAAGACGGCATTGCCGGCTCCTATCTGGCGGGCCAGTCCGGTGGCGCGCTCGTGTTTGACCTGTTCCCGTCCGTTTGGGCCGACGGCGAAAGCGTCATGAACGAAGACGGCACCGAAGCCACTTTGGACAACGATTCCATGAAAGCCGTTCTTGATGCCTATAAAGAACTCGCCGACACTACCAACGGACTCGGTGCGGGTTCCAAAGAAGAGACCGGCGCAACTTGGACCGCCCCGTTCGCCAACGGCAAGATCGGTGTCATGCCGTATCCGAACACCTCATCCACCGCTCTATTTGAGGCTGAGAAAGATGGCGGCTTTGAAGTCGGCGTAACCCCGATTCCTGGTACCAAGGAAGGCAAGACCTCTACCTTCCTCGGCGGCGATGCCATGGGTATCTCTAAGGATTGCAAACATGCCGCTCAGGCTTGGAACTTCCTCGCATGGCTCATGAGTTCCGGCGCTCAGAAGGAAGTCTTTGCCAACAACGGAGACACCGCTTCCAATATCCAGACCCTGAAGACCGCATACAACGATGCCGATCCTCGCGTCCGGACTATCAACTCCGTTATCATCGATGGCCACGGTAAGACCCCGAAGTCCGTGTCCTTCAACGAGGCCTTCAATGCGGCTGGTTCTCCATGGCAGTTGCTGGTTCAGAACGCGGTCTGGGGCAACGGCGATCTCAAGGCTGACAATCAGGCCGTTTCCGAGGTCCTCGGTCAGTGA
- a CDS encoding VOC family protein — protein MSVREHITGVGHVGIPTNDLEGTIAYYEKLGFECEGIYPNGEDRCTFLHLNNLTLEVWTMDQPANATGAINHFALDVTDIDKAFEEAEKLGLNFVEGSVQHIDTFHENGIRYFNVLGPNHETIEFCQVL, from the coding sequence ATGAGCGTTCGCGAACACATCACCGGAGTCGGTCACGTCGGTATTCCCACCAATGATCTCGAAGGCACCATCGCGTACTACGAGAAGCTCGGCTTCGAATGTGAAGGCATTTACCCGAACGGCGAAGACCGCTGCACGTTCCTGCATCTGAACAATCTCACACTGGAGGTGTGGACCATGGATCAGCCGGCGAACGCGACCGGCGCGATCAATCATTTCGCACTTGACGTCACCGACATCGACAAGGCGTTCGAGGAAGCCGAGAAGCTGGGGCTGAACTTCGTGGAAGGTTCGGTGCAACATATCGATACATTCCACGAGAACGGCATCCGCTACTTCAACGTGCTCGGCCCGAACCACGAGACCATCGAATTCTGCCAAGTGCTATAA
- a CDS encoding LacI family DNA-binding transcriptional regulator, with amino-acid sequence MDKDIHLTSRLEDVATLANVSLATASKALHGKPRVSEQTRQRVIAAAHQLNYSPNKLAQSLAKGHSGTIGLITSDLQGRFSTPILIGAENELRTQSTSVLLANARGDDALERIHVEKLLSLKVDGLLIVQRETNPRSSLGHDWGVPLVYVYGPSTDTDDCSVTCDNVEAGRMAVNHLISCGKHKIAIIGGDETYTATADRTKGAMEALAEVSLEPAGPIRYGRWDENWGRAATRLLLDQDVDFDAVVCQSDQLARGCIDALKEANLRIPNDVAVIGHDNWDVLATSSRPPLTSIDNDTEQIGRRAARYLMDAINGNPHHGVDYLPCRLIQRESTLPID; translated from the coding sequence ATGGATAAGGACATCCACTTGACAAGTCGCCTGGAAGACGTAGCCACCCTAGCCAACGTATCACTCGCAACAGCATCGAAAGCACTTCACGGCAAACCCCGAGTCAGCGAGCAAACCAGGCAACGCGTCATCGCAGCCGCCCATCAACTCAACTATTCTCCGAACAAACTGGCGCAATCCTTGGCAAAAGGTCATTCCGGGACCATAGGACTGATTACGTCTGATTTGCAGGGACGTTTCTCCACACCAATCCTTATCGGAGCCGAAAACGAGCTTCGCACCCAATCCACTTCCGTGCTGCTGGCCAACGCCAGAGGGGATGACGCGTTGGAACGCATCCACGTGGAAAAACTGCTTTCCCTCAAAGTGGATGGCCTGCTAATCGTACAGCGTGAAACCAATCCCCGCTCCTCTTTAGGGCACGACTGGGGCGTCCCCTTGGTTTACGTATATGGCCCATCCACAGATACTGATGACTGTTCCGTAACCTGCGACAACGTTGAGGCGGGACGTATGGCCGTCAATCATCTCATTTCCTGCGGCAAACATAAGATCGCAATCATCGGCGGAGACGAAACCTACACCGCAACAGCCGATCGCACCAAAGGCGCGATGGAAGCCTTGGCTGAAGTGAGTCTAGAACCTGCCGGGCCGATTAGATACGGCCGTTGGGACGAGAACTGGGGACGGGCGGCTACACGGCTGCTCCTCGACCAAGACGTCGATTTCGATGCTGTTGTATGCCAGAGCGATCAGCTGGCACGCGGCTGCATCGATGCTTTAAAGGAGGCGAACCTGCGCATTCCGAATGACGTGGCTGTAATCGGGCACGACAACTGGGATGTGCTCGCCACCAGTTCACGTCCGCCGCTCACCAGTATCGATAACGATACGGAACAGATAGGCCGTCGTGCCGCACGATACCTGATGGACGCCATCAATGGCAATCCGCATCATGGCGTCGACTACCTGCCCTGTCGACTCATCCAGCGCGAATCCACCCTGCCGATCGACTAA
- a CDS encoding carbohydrate ABC transporter permease, whose protein sequence is MITPLWKRIIARVLEGLLALVFISPLIWVVVCSFSPQPGSAQSDGWGVNNYLTLFGYQEGLPRYLLNSIMVTAVAVVFSVVVCTLAGYSFSRFDYPGRNLGFMVTLSILMVPYASLLIPLMVWYKNIGLNDTLLGVGLVITLFQLPMSTFIMRNAFDAIAKDMEEAALVDGCNSLQALMKVLVPVVKPSMVTVGLLAFLEAWNNFMIPLYLSSSSKATLPLALVNMRQQVMGVIDYGATEAGVVILLIPCAILFLALQKYYVKGFMAGAVKG, encoded by the coding sequence ATGATTACTCCGCTGTGGAAGCGTATCATCGCCCGTGTGCTTGAGGGGTTGCTCGCCCTCGTATTCATATCACCGCTAATATGGGTTGTGGTCTGTTCCTTCAGCCCGCAACCAGGTTCCGCCCAGTCTGATGGGTGGGGCGTTAATAACTACCTGACCTTGTTCGGATATCAGGAAGGTCTGCCTCGGTATCTGCTCAATTCGATCATGGTGACGGCGGTGGCCGTCGTGTTTTCGGTGGTGGTCTGCACCCTCGCGGGCTACTCCTTCTCTCGATTCGACTATCCGGGCCGTAATCTCGGCTTCATGGTGACGCTTTCCATCCTGATGGTTCCGTATGCGTCTCTGCTGATTCCGCTCATGGTCTGGTACAAGAACATCGGACTGAACGACACTCTGCTCGGCGTCGGACTGGTCATCACCCTGTTCCAGCTGCCGATGTCCACCTTCATCATGCGCAACGCGTTCGACGCCATTGCGAAAGACATGGAGGAAGCCGCCTTGGTGGACGGCTGCAATTCCCTGCAGGCGTTGATGAAAGTCCTCGTGCCGGTCGTCAAGCCATCCATGGTCACCGTCGGTCTGCTGGCATTCCTCGAAGCGTGGAACAACTTCATGATTCCGCTGTACCTGTCTTCCTCGAGCAAGGCCACGCTGCCGCTGGCGCTCGTCAATATGCGCCAGCAGGTCATGGGCGTCATCGACTACGGTGCAACCGAAGCCGGCGTCGTCATACTGCTCATCCCCTGCGCCATCTTGTTCCTTGCGTTGCAGAAGTACTATGTCAAGGGTTTCATGGCCGGAGCTGTGAAGGGCTAA